The sequence TGGGATGATTCAATCACTCCTAACAATACTCTTCACCAGCTGATTTACAGTTggttttctcaaaagtatttggCTATGAAAAAGAGGTCAGAGGATGTGCAAGGAAGGGTTTTGGAGATTTTAGAGACATTGAAAAAGGTTAAGGGTGAGACTAGAGTTTCAGCTTTGAAAGAGCTAAGACAAGTTGTCACTGCCCATGATTCAGCCAAGAAAACAGTGGCTGAAAACAGTGGTGTTAGTTTGATTACTTCACTGTTAGGTCCTTTCACTAAACATGTTGTGGCTTCTGAGGCAATTGGGATTTTGGTACACTTGGATCTGAACTCAGATGGGAAGGCTAATTTGATGCAACCCAATAAAATTTCCCTTATGGTGGATACCTTGAATGAGGGATCCATTGATACCAAGATAAATTGCACGAAATTGCTCGAAATGTTGATGGAGGGGAAGGATTCAGAGTGGGAAGTTCTATCAAGCTTGAGTCTTTTGGTAGGATTACTGAGACTAATAAAAGATAAGAGACACCCAAATGGGGTTTTGTCTGGTCTGAGATTGCTCAAACTGATTTCATCACACGAATCGCTTAGGAATTCGATTGTTGGTATTGGGGCAATCCCTCAATTGGTGGAAGTATTGCCCAACTTGAATGCTGAATGTTTAGAATTAGCCTTGGTTATCCTTGAAGCTTTGTCTACCCTACCAGAGGGTGCATTGGCGTTGATGGATTGTCGTAGCACCATTCCGAACGTGGTCAAATTGCTCATGAAGGTATCAGAAAGCTGTACTCAATTTGCATTATCGATTCTAGGGGCAGTCTGCAAGCTTGCCCCGGAAAAATGTGCATCTGTGGCTGTTGAGGCAGGTCTAGCAGCCAAATTGTTGCTTGTTATTCAAAGTGGATGCAATCCGGTGTTGAAGCAACGGTCTGCTGAGCTCTTGAAACTATGCAGTCTAAATTACTCAGAGACCATGTTCATTTCCAAGTGTAGGCTTACAAAAACAATGCAATGAGGGTAACATGGTGTTGGTCATACGCGTCAACTGATTTTGTTCTCTACCCCCGTAAGGGCAAGGTGCTCAACAGCTCGCGGAATCTGCATAATTGGGCAAGGAGGTACCTGCTACTTGTACATATTAAAGAGCTTTAGCTCTCATGAAAAAGGCTTCATAATGTGCATTATAGACAAAATGCTTATATCAGACTATGGTTCGGTGCCTTTCGATTGATCTTTCCGCTGAGGTTTTCCAATAACGTATGGCACACAATCGATTCTTCAAATCTTTGTAGCCAGTTAGACTGCTGATTTGATTGCCTTGTTGCTACAATAGAATGCTATATATCCTATTTGCTATGTAAAATGGTGGGAGGTGGAAAATGGGGAAGAATTGTCCAGCAAAGCTAGCGTTTGAAATTGTAATTGCACACATTTCTTGTGGGATTTTCCGAGTTGATCCCAATTCCCAAATTTCCCCAATTATTTTTAGAAGTCCTTAAATGACTTTCACTTCTTTGCTCAAGTCAATCGGAACGTTTCACTCgggagttctttttttttttttcttagtgGAGATCTTCATTTGTAAAAAGCAACATTTCCAATATGAAATCAGCATTCACAATGGATTCAATTTTTCCTTCTCAATTGTTTTCTGAATGACCAATTGCATTCCTAGCTTTTACTTCTTATGTCTCATCTACTCTGCTTCTTTTTAATGTTGTACTGGTTTCAAGTGATTATTCACCCTTTCCCCTTTGTGAACTTTCAAGATTTACTTGTGTATGTTCTATCATCTCTGTTGCAATGAGCAGTTATGAATGTTAGAAATTGTTGTTCTTTGAGGGTAGTGGTACATTTGTTGGATAAATGCAGGATAAGGTTGCATAcaatagactcttgtgatccggaCCCCATGTGTAGCAGGAGCTTAATGCACTGGGCTGCCTTTTTTTATTGATCTTTGTTTGAAAGAGTTGCTGTGTTGCTGATTGGAAATGCTGGCCTGTTCTTTCTAGCTTGTTTGGGGTGTAAGAATGGATAGAGAGGACAAAAGTGTAAAGAGGGTTTCAACtgaactttcaacttcctatTAAAGTCTTTCTTGTAATAATAGCTCTAGACAACAAAAAATAGCACTTCCCTGGAGTCTCTATCATGGTTTTCATGCTGCATACGGAATTAAGAAAAACCTCTTAAGTTTCAAAGCTTTTTGCTCTAACTAGTTATATGGTCTTTGGTCCCTGGTTTAAACATGCCTACTTAATTGGTTAAGAAAATGGGTACGCGATACAGAGGCAtctcggtgcactaagctcctgttATGTGTAGAATGCGGGAAAAGGGTCCATTATACGCAGTCTTACCTTATATTTCTGCAAGAAATTGTTTTCATAGCTCGAACCCGTGATTTTCTGATCAATAACATCAATGACTTTATCAGTTACGTCCGGACACTTGATATGTACTAGAGAAAAACCACTTAAGTACACATCATATGACTACGAGAAATTGTCATTCTTGGAGTTATCAAAACTTGTTCAAATGGTCAAAACTATGAGTTTCAAGATTTGGAAGCACGTGCAGATAAGGTATTTTATACTTGTTGGAAGTGTATTCAAGGGTTTTGCTTCATGGCTTCAACTTTGATGCAAATATAAAGACACCCCCCACGTACTCTTATCTTGGACCAAGAATAGGAAATAGATAAAAAAGGAGAAGGAGAGGGGGTTGAAAAGTGCACGGACAAATAGCTTACCTTAAAAGAAGAGGAGGAGACAAGTTAGTGAGAAGTACTTATTTGTTGGCATTGCAAATTAGGAACTTTGACTGAGATCTAAGGACTTAAAAGTAAGGAAAATTTGCTGAGAAAAGCATACTACTACTGCTTTGGTTGTGAAGACCATTCAAGGCTTGAAAGCTGGAAAGAGCTCTGAATTGGGGAACTTTTTTTAAAGGCAAAAGAACATTGTTTGCTTGTTCGCATATTACCTTTTGGCAAAACACAACATGAACCTTTCCTTTTGAATAACGTAGTCCACCAGACAGTTTGCACGCTCCTCGATTGTTCAATTAGACACTTACTAACTTTTGCAATTATAAATTCTGGATAACTCTGTCCATCAAATCTTAAATAAATAGAAGGAAAGTACTAAGTATTTGTTGTCTGTGTTGAGATTTGAAGCTTAATCTCTCGAGATTTTTACTCACTTCGTTGATAGTTAGGCTATACTCTTGCATGCAAAAGCAATATGAACTTTTAGTAATAGAAACAATGAGAAAATTATTTCATGTAAATTTTACACTTTTTGCAGAAAGAAACAAATAAATTTACATTTCATAATTTAGAAAGACACTTTTTTCTTTTGTGGTTTAGAAACTGATAACTAAGAATGCCAATGGtgatacatgtatatatattttctgaGGTTAAGGACTTAAGGATTACATGTGTTTTCATTTTCAAACCTAAATGCATAGAGTAAATTCGCAATCAACTTAACTCGTTTGTAGCTCTCTACATATTTGAACAATTAATACTATGTAAGAGAGATCCACTGTTTTGGTCATAGCCAACAAATCTAACAATTCGAATTCAATGAAATTTCTTTAATTTCCTTTAGGGAGGGACGGGGTTGAAGTTGAATTATTGCTAGTGGAGCCAAAAAATTTATTCTGCAATAAAGGAGTAGAGATCTGGATgcccttttaatttatttttttcatatgCTCTTTTAATGCACAATATATTAAAATTTGGCACTTTTTTTTTAGCTTTCATAGGCTTAGGCTTAGACTTGAGTTAATTTAATTAGGCACACGATCCAATGAGATTCAAAATATCTCTGGTGTCACGTGTGCTGAGGTCTAAATTTCATTTTCATACACTAAGAAGTCATTTGGTAGAATgtgttagaaaaaataatgcatgcattaactttgtgtattagtaatgctttgtttggtatacttttttaacctatatataactaatacaagcattagttatacactctatttgatattatcctatgtatagctaatgcatagaaaaccatgacaTTAGCTATacaaaggctattaatgcatgcattagcatagttaaagataaaattatccttaaagtcccttaagttaaagaatatggagggcatttttgtaaacaattaaatttttaaaaaattatgcaatacattttaatttttaatacaccacaccaaacaatgcataagaaataatctttgtataactaatgcttgcattactaacccctgcattactaatacaccttatttaACATTATTCTTATacgccctaccaaacgacccctaagcgtttggacataagaactAAATTTCATTTTCATACACTAATAGGAGTCGTTTGGCATGCAGTATATGAAGGTATATGGgtagtataaaaatttaataccactttaatactctgtttggttagcaaaccaggtataagttatctCGGTATTAATtttaacaccgggataacttataccttatagagggtggggtaattagcaccaGTATAACTTATATCtttttcttagaaattatgcaatt is a genomic window of Nicotiana tabacum cultivar K326 chromosome 16, ASM71507v2, whole genome shotgun sequence containing:
- the LOC107812143 gene encoding U-box domain-containing protein 30-like; the encoded protein is MPMYQPSRGRGEEYDVGGGGQVLDLETAVKDGILGGGGGVVIIHSGAIEKKLSLKKMIEELDSIEVPSVFICPISLEPMQDPVTLCTGQTYERSNILKWFSLGHFTCPTTMQELWDDSITPNNTLHQLIYSWFSQKYLAMKKRSEDVQGRVLEILETLKKVKGETRVSALKELRQVVTAHDSAKKTVAENSGVSLITSLLGPFTKHVVASEAIGILVHLDLNSDGKANLMQPNKISLMVDTLNEGSIDTKINCTKLLEMLMEGKDSEWEVLSSLSLLVGLLRLIKDKRHPNGVLSGLRLLKLISSHESLRNSIVGIGAIPQLVEVLPNLNAECLELALVILEALSTLPEGALALMDCRSTIPNVVKLLMKVSESCTQFALSILGAVCKLAPEKCASVAVEAGLAAKLLLVIQSGCNPVLKQRSAELLKLCSLNYSETMFISKCRLTKTMQ